From Elusimicrobiota bacterium:
CGCGAGGTTGTTGGCCGCGAAGAGCGACATCGGCTCGTCGGAGAGGACCACCGCCACTTTGCGCACGAAGCCGTTCCGCAGGGGCGCGGCGAAGCCGCCGCAGACGAGGTCCCCGAGCACGTCGAAGACCGCGACGTCGTAGCGGTCTTCCTCGAGCAGGCGCAGGCGCTCGAAGTGCTCCATGGCCATGATGATGCCGCGCCCCGCGCAGCCGACGCCGGGCACCGGCCCCCCGGTCTCCACGCAGTCGATGCCGTCGGCGGAGCGCTCGATGGCCTGGCGCGGGTCTCCCGGGAAGGCCACGTCCGCCACGCTGGTGCGGGCGCGCCGGCCCAGCAGCCGGAGCGTCGAGTCGCGCTTCGGGTCGCAGCCCACGTGGAACACGCGCAGGCCGCTCTTGGCGTAGAGGTAGCTGAGGTTGGTGGCTATGGTCGACTTGCCGCCGCCGC
This genomic window contains:
- a CDS encoding nitrogenase iron protein, with product MERIALFGKGGGGKSTIATNLSYLYAKSGLRVFHVGCDPKRDSTLRLLGRRARTSVADVAFPGDPRQAIERSADGIDCVETGGPVPGVGCAGRGIIMAMEHFERLRLLEEDRYDVAVFDVLGDLVCGGFAAPLRNGFVRKVAVVLSDEPMSLFAANNLARMVCTYAGSGAVLAGLIGNCRYDAEAAQGVLESFAERLGTSLLANFGAEPLVRSAERANQTVSQFAPKSKVSAEFARLAERLRGLDPAALPLPKPLDDAALDRFLSEAEPPAARKSVRPARKRIPSRPKLPRK